In Lycium ferocissimum isolate CSIRO_LF1 unplaced genomic scaffold, AGI_CSIRO_Lferr_CH_V1 ctg1166___fragment_1, whole genome shotgun sequence, a single genomic region encodes these proteins:
- the LOC132041774 gene encoding dihydrolipoyllysine-residue acetyltransferase component 4 of pyruvate dehydrogenase complex, chloroplastic, with translation MASSISFSSSLGRLTVFPQKTGNYKKQLPVIQSKIREIFMPALSSTMTEGKIVSWVKTEGDVLCKGESVVVVESDKADMDVETFYDGILAAIVVNEGESAPVGAPIGLLAETEEEIAEAKAKAQGQSGSTTTPEPEVAAPSKVSSSDDGPRKIVATPNAKKLAKQHKVDINKVNGSGPFGRITAEDVEKAAGITPAPSPPPAAPTPASAVGTPEKAASASLPEIPGSTVVPFTTMQVAVSKNMVESLSVPTFRVGYPVVTDALDALYLKVKKKGVTMTALLAKAAAMALAQHPVVNSSCKDGKSFTYNSSINIAVAVAINGGLITPVLQDADKLDLYLLSQKWKELVEKARAKQLQPHEYNSGTFTLSNLGMFGVDRFDAILPPGQGAIMAVGASKPSVVANADGFFSVKNKMLVNVTADHRIVYGADLAAFLQTFSKIIENPESLTM, from the exons ATGGCATCATCTATCTCCTTCTCATCTTCACTTGGTCGTCTCACTGTATTCCCACAAAAAACAGGAAATTACAAGAAACAACTGCCAGTTATTCAATCCAAGATTAGAGAGATTTTCATGCCAGCGTTAAGTTCAACGATGACTGAAGGAAAGATAGTGTCGTGGGTTAAAACGGAAGGTGATGTTTTGTGTAAAGGTGAATCAGTAGTTGTTGTGGAATCAGATAAAGCTGATATGGATGTTGAGACTTTTTATGATGGTATTCTTGCTgctattgttgttaatgaag GTGAAAGTGCTCCGGTTGGTGCCCCTATTGGGCTTTTAGCTGAAACCGAAGAGGAAATTGCTGAAGCTAAAGCTAAAGCACAAGGCCAATCTGGATCGACGACTACTCCTGAACCTGAAGTTGCAGCTCCATCTAAGGTTTCTTCTTCTGATGATGGGCCGAGGAAGATTGTTGCAACGCCGAATGCGAAGAAATTGGCAAAGCAACATAAAGTTGATATTAATAAAGTGAACGGATCGGGTCCATTTGGACGGATTACAGCTGAGGATGTTGAGAAAGCTGCTGGAATTACTCCAGCACCATCTCCTCCTCCTGCTGCTCCGACTCCAGCTTCGGCAGTGGGTACGCCGGAAAAAGCTGCTTCGGCTAGTTTACCGGAGATTCCCGGGTCGACAGTTGTTCCGTTCACTACAATGCAAGTTGCAGTGTCTAAGAATATGGTGGAGAGTCTTTCTGTACCCACATTTCGTGTTGGATATCCGGTTGTTACTGATGCCCTTGATGCTTTATACCTGAAG GTTAAGAAGAAGGGTGTTACAATGACTGCATTGTTGGCCAAAGCTGCGGCAATGGCACTAGCTCAGCATCCAGTTGTGAATTCCTCTTGTAAAGATGGAAAGAGCTTTACGTACAACAGCAGCATAAATATTGCAGTTGCTGTGGCGATTAATGGTGGCTTGATAACACCTGTGCTTCAGGATGCTGACAAG TTGGATCTGTATCTGTTGTCTCAAAAGTGGAAGGAACTGGTAGAGAAGGCTAGGGCTAAGCAACTACAGCCACACGAGTACAATTCAG GGACTTTTACATTGTCCAACTTGGGTATGTTTGGTGTGGACCGATTTGATGCTATTCTTCCTCCCGGCCAG GGGGCGATAATGGCTGTTGGAGCATCAAAACCAAGTGTTGTAGCTAATGCTGATGGGTTCTTCAGCGTCAAAAATAAGATGCTG GTGAACGTCACAGCAGATCACCGAATTGTTTATGGCGCGGACTTGGCAGCTTTCCTTCAAACATTTTCGAAGATTATTGAGAACCCAGAGAGCTTGACAATGTAG